The following are encoded together in the Primulina tabacum isolate GXHZ01 chromosome 18, ASM2559414v2, whole genome shotgun sequence genome:
- the LOC142532164 gene encoding uncharacterized protein LOC142532164 yields MNMAVGEIVEEEEATPLISSPGPNLKKNRSVRTKVPEAELHVYKKGKGPIDVYKTSLGGWDQDQLEVREILDKYGFKSIYAFSPGSGRGVPIRFNQRNGRSLLTYSDFALIYIDGEPKDSLINPITKILLGIVTITVMITIAVKETPEWAKKLSFSGSRIPPWILACAVIVFTRMRKRTKGFLDKFIQ; encoded by the exons atgaacatgGCCGTCGGAGAAATCGTGGAAGAAGAGGAGGCAACGCCGCTGATATCAAGCCCTGGACCCAATCTCAAAAAGAACCGGTCAGTGAGAACCAAAGTTCCTGAAGCCGAGTTGCACGTCTACAAAAAAGGCAAGGGCCCGATCGATGTCTACAAAACTAGCCTCGGCGGCTGGGACCAGGATCAGCTCGAGGTCCGGGAAATTCTCGATAAGTATGGATTCAAGTCCATTTATGCATTCTCCCCCGGCTCCGGCCGCGGAGTTCCTATTCGCTTCAATCAACGGAATGGCCGCTCCTTGCTTACCTACAGCGACTTCGCCCTTATTTATATTGATGGCGAGCCCAAG GACTCACTTATCAATCCAATTACCAAGATATTGTTAGGGATTGTTACCATAACCGTCATGATCACTATCGCAGTGAAAGAGACACCAGAATGGGCAAAAAAGTTGAGCTTCTCAGGCAGTCGAATCCCTCCATGGATCTTAGCCTGTGCAGTAATTGTTTTCACTCGAATGAGAAAGAGAACCAAGGGATTTCTGGACAAATTCATACAGTGA
- the LOC142532163 gene encoding uncharacterized protein LOC142532163 isoform X3, translating to MAAPSLATVLRNLFVLLGCGIAATVIYTIATDGLPFRKQLLTLWMAATLVDFYINILVIGAWIVYKESNWIRTIIWIVLLVCLGSITTCGYIVLQFFKLTPQESLQDPIYFVLLRTRKNDCLSTLRDGTDSKGKLSVVGARVLFSVLGCLMLGTLIYSIAIDGSPFRQEVFTPWLSATLVDFYVNAFALLVWVAYKESNWRSAAIWIILFICLGSVTTCSYIVLQLFHLSPHDPVFLIVFSSSNRKWL from the exons ATGGCAGCGCCGTCACTTGCAACTGTGCTGAGAAATCTGTTCGTGCTCCTGGGATGTGGGATCGCTGCAACTGTTATTTACACAATTGCCACTGATGGCCTCCCTTTCCGCAAACAACTCCTCACACT GTGGATGGCAGCGACACTTGttgatttttatattaatatccTAGTAATAGGG GCATGGATTGTCTACAAGGAGTCAAACTGGATTCGTACAATTATTTGGATAGTTTTGCTTGTATGTCTTGGAAG CATTACTACATGTGGATACATTGTTTTGCAGTTCTTCAAGCTAACTCCACAAGAATCACTGCAAGATCCTATTTACTTTGTTTTGCTCAGAACCAGAAAAAA TGATTGTCTATCAACTCTTAGAGATGGAACAGATTCAAAGGGCAAACTTTCAGTTGTTGGAGCTAGGGTTCTTTTTAGTGTTTTGGGTTGTCTTATGCTGGGAACATTGATTTACAGTATTGCAATTGACGGATCTCCGTTTCGCCAAGAAGTTTTTACTCC GTGGCTTTCAGCAACACTGGTTGATTTCTATGTCAATGCTTTCGCTCTATTG GTTTGGGTGGCATACAAAGAATCAAATTGGAGAAGTGCAGCAATTTGGATCATTTTGTTTATTTGCCTTGGCAG TGTGACGACGTGCAGCTACATTGTCCTACAACTATTCCACCTCTCCCCTCATGATCCCGTATTTCTTATTGTTTTCAGTAGCAGCAACAG AAAATGGCTTTGA
- the LOC142532163 gene encoding uncharacterized protein LOC142532163 isoform X2, whose amino-acid sequence MAAPSLATVLRNLFVLLGCGIAATVIYTIATDGLPFRKQLLTLWMAATLVDFYINILVIGAWIVYKESNWIRTIIWIVLLVCLGSITTCGYIVLQFFKLTPQESLQDPIYFVLLRTRKKDGTDSKGKLSVVGARVLFSVLGCLMLGTLIYSIAIDGSPFRQEVFTPWLSATLVDFYVNAFALLVWVAYKESNWRSAAIWIILFICLGSVTTCSYIVLQLFHLSPHDPVFLIVFSSSNRAENGFEGSLQAQ is encoded by the exons ATGGCAGCGCCGTCACTTGCAACTGTGCTGAGAAATCTGTTCGTGCTCCTGGGATGTGGGATCGCTGCAACTGTTATTTACACAATTGCCACTGATGGCCTCCCTTTCCGCAAACAACTCCTCACACT GTGGATGGCAGCGACACTTGttgatttttatattaatatccTAGTAATAGGG GCATGGATTGTCTACAAGGAGTCAAACTGGATTCGTACAATTATTTGGATAGTTTTGCTTGTATGTCTTGGAAG CATTACTACATGTGGATACATTGTTTTGCAGTTCTTCAAGCTAACTCCACAAGAATCACTGCAAGATCCTATTTACTTTGTTTTGCTCAGAACCAGAAAAAA AGATGGAACAGATTCAAAGGGCAAACTTTCAGTTGTTGGAGCTAGGGTTCTTTTTAGTGTTTTGGGTTGTCTTATGCTGGGAACATTGATTTACAGTATTGCAATTGACGGATCTCCGTTTCGCCAAGAAGTTTTTACTCC GTGGCTTTCAGCAACACTGGTTGATTTCTATGTCAATGCTTTCGCTCTATTG GTTTGGGTGGCATACAAAGAATCAAATTGGAGAAGTGCAGCAATTTGGATCATTTTGTTTATTTGCCTTGGCAG TGTGACGACGTGCAGCTACATTGTCCTACAACTATTCCACCTCTCCCCTCATGATCCCGTATTTCTTATTGTTTTCAGTAGCAGCAACAG GGCAGAAAATGGCTTTGAAGGAAGTTTGCAAGCACAGTAG
- the LOC142532163 gene encoding uncharacterized protein LOC142532163 isoform X1 produces the protein MAAPSLATVLRNLFVLLGCGIAATVIYTIATDGLPFRKQLLTLWMAATLVDFYINILVIGAWIVYKESNWIRTIIWIVLLVCLGSITTCGYIVLQFFKLTPQESLQDPIYFVLLRTRKNDCLSTLRDGTDSKGKLSVVGARVLFSVLGCLMLGTLIYSIAIDGSPFRQEVFTPWLSATLVDFYVNAFALLVWVAYKESNWRSAAIWIILFICLGSVTTCSYIVLQLFHLSPHDPVFLIVFSSSNRAENGFEGSLQAQ, from the exons ATGGCAGCGCCGTCACTTGCAACTGTGCTGAGAAATCTGTTCGTGCTCCTGGGATGTGGGATCGCTGCAACTGTTATTTACACAATTGCCACTGATGGCCTCCCTTTCCGCAAACAACTCCTCACACT GTGGATGGCAGCGACACTTGttgatttttatattaatatccTAGTAATAGGG GCATGGATTGTCTACAAGGAGTCAAACTGGATTCGTACAATTATTTGGATAGTTTTGCTTGTATGTCTTGGAAG CATTACTACATGTGGATACATTGTTTTGCAGTTCTTCAAGCTAACTCCACAAGAATCACTGCAAGATCCTATTTACTTTGTTTTGCTCAGAACCAGAAAAAA TGATTGTCTATCAACTCTTAGAGATGGAACAGATTCAAAGGGCAAACTTTCAGTTGTTGGAGCTAGGGTTCTTTTTAGTGTTTTGGGTTGTCTTATGCTGGGAACATTGATTTACAGTATTGCAATTGACGGATCTCCGTTTCGCCAAGAAGTTTTTACTCC GTGGCTTTCAGCAACACTGGTTGATTTCTATGTCAATGCTTTCGCTCTATTG GTTTGGGTGGCATACAAAGAATCAAATTGGAGAAGTGCAGCAATTTGGATCATTTTGTTTATTTGCCTTGGCAG TGTGACGACGTGCAGCTACATTGTCCTACAACTATTCCACCTCTCCCCTCATGATCCCGTATTTCTTATTGTTTTCAGTAGCAGCAACAG GGCAGAAAATGGCTTTGAAGGAAGTTTGCAAGCACAGTAG